The genomic interval aaacttgccataaaaaggttattagattattaccttattaatttttttttagttcccatcaatgggtattacccattaaaaagtgttccatatatatatatatatatatacttgtagaacaaataataatatgagTAAAAAGTTTGGGGTAATTCTACGATGCACTCCTTTAAAAAGATAGATGTATTTATGTACCTTCTACTTGTTTtagtatttagaaaaaaaaattaatctaattttttatattcgtgtatgttatagttatttaaaatattctacaaaattttaaaaaatttgaaataatttacaatatagaaaccagtgttcaaataatatattttatatgcttataaaataaaagtcgcgGGTGTAACATACTATTTAAACCCTATTTTtggtgtgtaatttttttttttgaatttcttaaaattttacaggataTCTTAAATGATTTTGGATACCAAAACAGATAAATGTgtataaatatatcttttttaaGGTGTATTgtagaaatttttaaaagtaatgtacccaaacaataaatttattattatatatgattaaatttattaaattaaataaaataatacaattatactCTACAATTAATACTAACGTTTCTTAACACAAAAATACTACATGAGGTTAAAAGATTGTCATCACTTATAATCCAACATTAAACTCATTCTCTCTACTTGGTAGTGGACTAGTGTTAACCCAAATTGGATACTAATTTGtagttttatataaatatatatttttttatatatatttttttatatatatttggtgACTACctaatgattatatgtttattgtaactatgatatttttatttttgttctattattttataaaaattaaacttccaCCCTTTCTTATTAAGTTATCAAGAACACACGTTCAAGATCTAtaactaataacaattattaaCTTTTAAACTCTTTTAATAACACGTATTCAAGATTAATAACCGATAACATTAATAACTTTCAAAACATTTCAATATTCTATATTTAATATCAATAACCAATaatgattaataattttcaaacatttacaatttttttatgattttactCCGATCAATTGATACAAATACAGTATATTTAGAACTGCAAAAAAGGAAGAATAAATCtctttgagaaaatagaattaCATGACAGATGGTGGAATAAAGTACAGCTGTGTCAAgtacagtaaaaaaaaatatctttaattttataattcttattatattttaattttttattttattttttttcaaaaataaaaataaatcactTAAACCAATTGCGGACTGACACACTTATTTGGCACTTAaagtattaataataaaactgagtgtagaattatatttaattagaagtcattcttactattttttattaattaaggttatgggtgtaatgattttaaattgtAAGaagttttattataaatatttcaataatttgagtaaaaaaaaattaatttctaaaaaattcttATTTAGTAACAAatagtgaaaaattaattaataattattagtaatttaattttaaatataattaattttaattaagattttataaaaaaaaaataaagtatcaaattacaagttattaattttaaaattaatcagAAGTTTAGAATCATTCAATAGTGATCtaatgactaaaaataaatgtaaccatgatgtgGTTACATATTTGATGTAACTATTGAAATCTCatccatatatatttatataagtaattactaattgtttaaatattcagtagtagtttttttttataatagttaGTAGTTAATGGTTGCATACCAATCAGTTTATTTAGTAGTAGTTAAAAAATTTTGTTATCGTTGTACCTCTCATACTATCAAGTATAACACAACAAATTATTTTGGATACCAATAAATATCTAATTATATAATGTAATATCAATAAGTAATAGAACATATAGAGAGGCGGAGAAAATGGGAGCATGTGGGTTCATTTGCCCTCCTCaactatttattaattatattttatatacatattttttaatatttcactttctatcccaaaaaaaaaactaatactttttatttatatgttattattgctccataaaatttatattttttatttttatccttataaaagttatatttctcattttattcttaaatatttttatttttatcccactaaaatttatatttatgtcaATTAAAATTACACTTCTAAATCTGCAAAGGACTCCACCCAGTCCGAATTCACCAAGGCCCTGTCAATTTTAGAGAATACCCTGTCATCTGGCTTCTGCTTGTTATTACAGGTAAAAAAATTACCTGAAAACTTCATATCACTCAAACCACATTGTTCAGTGCAATCTCTAAACCGTTGTGATAGATTATTCTCTGCTCTTTTGCCAACCCTCTCACTAGCATTAAGGATTTCATTAAAATCTCCCATTACTAGCCATGCTTCCTTATTGTTTTTGCCCAATTCCTCCAAATCTATCCACATCTGCTCTCTTTTTTTCTCATCATTAAATCCATAAATCAAAGTAAGTTGGAAATGTCCTGGGTATTGTTTGAACTGCACAAAGTAGTGCATGATTTGGCTTGAACAGAACCTAATGTCGACAGTGTAAACATTTGGTTGCCAAGCCATTATTATTCTCCCCTTATCCAACCATGAATTGTTATTCGAAAAACACCAACCCGAAAAAAGACTAGCGTATACTTTCCCCATATTTTTATTCTGTACCTTCGTTTCAAGGAGACTAACCAAGCCAACTTGCTTAGATTGAATCAATTGCTTGATTTCTTGATATTTATGTTGACTGTTAATCCCCCTTACGTTCCAACAAAGCAGCCTATCCATTGGAGGTAGAGGAATCTCCCCCCCTCCAATATAATTTTGCTCCGTTAGTGAATCAAACATGTTCCTTACTTCGGTTGGAGCCACCTCCTCTTCCACCACAACTTTCTTCCCCTTAGTCACCTTCTGAAAGCCATCTTCATCAATCCCCTCTTTTTCCTtactttgtttttgttttggaaCCCAAACCTGCTTCCCCTTCTCCTCCACTATCTCTTTCGTCCTGCAGTGATTTGTCTCATGACCAATACCAGCAGAATGATAGCACACAAGGGGGATCCATTCATATTTAACCTCCAAATCAATATCATGATTAAATTCATCAGTAAAAGAAATCGAGCTAGGGAATTCCTGTGATAGGCTAACCTGTACAAGAATCCTTGGATATTGAAGCCGTTCTCTATTTTTTGTGATATTGTCCACTTGCAACGGGTCACCAATTTGACTGACAATCTTAAAGAGAGAAGTTTCTACCCAATACTTGATATCCAGTCCTTTCAGCTGTATTCCTGCCTAAGGGTGTTTTTGATCACAACCCTATTCTTGTATCAATATACTTGGATAGGAGCTTTGGGAAAAAGCCCTTTAGATATTTCAACATGTGGAGATTGGCACCAGGGTATGATGAGCAAGTTACTAAGAGTTGGAATCAGGCGACTATGGGATCTAAAATGTTTCGAATTGTCAGTAATCTGAGACGGTTAAAGCAGGTATTCAAAGACATCAATAAAGAGGGGTTCTCGGAAATACACAAAGCTGAGAAAATAGAGGAGGCTCAAAAGCAGCTAAGTACAGATCCTCTTAATGAGAAAAAATGAAATCTGAGCAGGAAGCATGCAGGAACTATACAGAAGTACACAAAGCCTATTCACTCTTCCTTTCACAGAAGGCAAATATGTCTTGGCTAAAGTATGGGGATGAAAATTCAGCATTGTTTCATGCTTCAATAAAAGCTAGAAGAACCCCTAATGGAATTTTTTCTATTGAAGATGAGAATGGGAACTGGTGTGAAAACTCAGATAGTGTTCAGAAAGCCTTTCTTGAGTACTATATTGGGTTGTAGGGTAAGTCTATGGAGCAAAGGAGGAATGTCAATCAGAGTATTATTGATCTCGGCCCTAAGATCAATGAAAGCCATAAATGAATCTTGATAGCAGATTATACACCCTCAGAAGTGAAGGAAGCTCTCTTTGCTATCCCTGGTATCAAGTCCCCTGGTCCTGATGGATTTGGGAGTGCTTTTTTCCAAGACaactgttaggctatttttagcctatgttttggatccaatttatgtgcgtttttagctgtgttgggacggaattacgcttgttttctatgttttcaggttctttggaataaaagaggtctcgggtgcagaaattcgttaaaagacgtgctgagccgaagaaaacacaatttttgagtaattgtgcatatctggccgtggctaaacacaacttggccgcggctagatctcgaAGTTTTACAAGGCCccagtcgccgcggcgatgaagagtctcgccgcggccatttaaGAGATACAGAGAGCACCCAATTTTGCaatattctcgccgcggcgagaggaagcttggccgcggcgagatcccgtacggaccaggggcattttcgtccatcgaaccctaaatttcagttataaatagaaaactgcgattggaagtctgggagagcgatcagaaaccctaaaatacagctgagagcggcaggaagagcatagagattcaagtgaagatccagaattcatcctccaaaagttcttttctttattcctctttaatttatttatgttgaatattgctataggaatggttatggatttatttctgaactaaatttcccatttagggaggatgatgattgttgtttaatgttttgcctagttaatgtttaattaccattcctcaattcttgtgtgtgaaattatcttagtttgttcttaatttcatgtttaagattgatcaccttgtgcatgctctatgatctcaattcaaaatctgaaaagtgagaattgagaatgctaaaattaagataatcaatgttctatgtgaaacgaaagtatttgcatgacttatgtgacgagtagattattacttaatgctgatttcatgttagtttaattaaggaattaattagataacatgtgatttagaatctagaagatctgaaaggagctaggttatttcataatctgtcattcacttcaagaataggatagtaattaatcattaacgatttgggtaaacaacaacaggattctcctccctattgtctcatcttgctcaacgttaaattgtgttattaagttttctgaatttctttcatatttcttgtttttaaatcatacttgctttcgatttaccgaatagaatcataagtataatttagtggtacttaatccaattccctgtgggatcgacctcacctgtgtgagatttactacttgattgcgtatacttgcgtagtgtttaaaattatagcaacaagtttttggcgcttGGAATTCTTGGGAgttgttaaagattaatattacataaaattatactaacttctactttggtatattttctcttgctgatttttctaacctttttcttgcaatattttcttgatttatttcaggaatcctaagtgcatgcgccgtcaaggacaaacagtcatattaccagttgatcctgaaattgagaaaacttgcagagatcaaggaaagattggtcaagaaagttggatgacgcattgtgggcCTACAGAACAGCGTTCAAAACGCCAATAgggatgtcaccatatcggttggtgtttggaaaggcgtgtcatttaccggtggagttagaaCACAAAGCTTATTGGGCAATGAGAACTCTAAACATGGACTTAAAAGCTGCTGGGCAGAAAAGACTACTacagttggatgagttggaagaatttcgaaatgaagCTTATGAAAACGCCAAGATttacaaggaaagaactaaGAGATGGCATGACCGAAATCTAGTcagaaaggagtttcaacctggtcaacaagttctactcttcaactcaagactaaagttgtttcctggtaaattaaaatcaaggtggtcagggccatttacggtgatcaaagtgtttccctacggagcagtggaactaaaaggtgaa from Cannabis sativa cultivar Pink pepper isolate KNU-18-1 chromosome 4, ASM2916894v1, whole genome shotgun sequence carries:
- the LOC133037111 gene encoding uncharacterized protein LOC133037111; translation: MLNFHPHTLAKTYLPSVKGRVNRLCITDNSKHFRSHSRLIPTLSNLLIIPWCQSPHVEISKGLFPKAPIQAGIQLKGLDIKYWVETSLFKIVSQIGDPLQVDNITKNRERLQYPRILVQVSLSQEFPSSISFTDEFNHDIDLEVKYEWIPLVCYHSAGIGHETNHCRTKEIVEEKGKQVWVPKQKQSKEKEGIDEDGFQKVTKGKKVVVEEEVAPTEVRNMFDSLTEQNYIGGGEIPLPPMDRLLCWNVRGINSQHKYQEIKQLIQSKQVGLVSLLETKVQNKNMGKVYASLFSGWCFSNNNSWLDKGRIIMAWQPNVYTVDIRFCSSQIMHYFVQFKQYPGHFQLTLIYGFNDEKKREQMWIDLEELGKNNKEAWLVMGDFNEILNASERVGKRAENNLSQRFRDCTEQCGLSDMKFSGNFFTCNNKQKPDDRVFSKIDRALVNSDWVESFADLEV